One Vicugna pacos chromosome 12, VicPac4, whole genome shotgun sequence genomic window carries:
- the A4GALT gene encoding lactosylceramide 4-alpha-galactosyltransferase — protein sequence MLSRPPDWLLWLLRGTPRQRVCTLFIISFKFMLFVSVMIYWHIVGEPRGQGHFSNLPADIPCPRLVPPTPASGTPPPGNIFFLETSDRTNPNFLFMCSVESAARAHPESRVVVLMKGLPGGNASLPRHLGLSLLGCFPNVQILPLDLEELFRDTPLAAWYTAVRQRWEPYLLPVLSDASRIALLWKFGGIYLDTDFIVLKNLRNLTNALGTQSRYVLNGAFLAFERHHEFMALCMRDFVAHYNGWIWGHQGPQLLTRVFKKWCSIRSLGESHFCRGVTTLPCEAFYPIPWQNWKKYFEEITPEELSRLLNATYAVHVWNKKSQGTSFEATSRALLAQLHSRYCPTTHEAMKMYL from the coding sequence ATGCTGTCCAGGCCCCCCGACTGGCTGCTGTGGCTGCTCCGGGGCACCCCAAGACAGCGGGTCTGCACCCTGTTTATCATCAGCTTCAAGTTCATGCTTTTTGTCTCCGTCATGATCTACTGGCACATCGTGGGAGAGCCCAGGGGCCAAGGACATTTCTCCAACCTGCCTGCCGACATCCCCTGCCCCCGCTTGGTGCCCCCCACACCAGCCTCTGGAACCCCACCTCCAGGCAACATCTTCTTCCTGGAGACTTCTGACCGGACCAACCCCAACTTCCTGTTCATGTGCTCAGTGGAGTCAGCAGCCCGGGCCCACCCCGAGTCGCGGGTGGTGGTCCTGATGAAGGGGCTGCCTGGCGGGAACGCCTCCCTACCCCGGCACCTGGGCCTCTCGCTGCTGGGCTGCTTCCCCAACGTGCAGATCCTCCCACTGGACCTGGAGGAGCTGTTCCGGGACACGCCTCTGGCAGCCTGGTACACGGCCGTGCGGCAGCGGTGGGAGCCCTACCTGCTGCCCGTGCTCTCCGATGCCTCTAGGATTGCGCTCCTGTGGAAGTTTGGAGGCATCTACCTGGACACGGATTTCATCGTCCTCAAGAACCTGAGGAACCTGACCAATGCACTGGGCACCCAGTCCCGCTACGTCCTCAACGGCGCCTTCCTGGCCTTCGAGCGCCACCATGAGTTCATGGCGCTGTGCATGCGTGACTTCGTGGCCCACTACAACGGCTGGATCTGGGGCCACCAGGGCCCGCAGCTGCTCACGCGGGTCTTCAAGAAGTGGTGCTCCATCCGCAGCCTGGGCGAGAGCCACTTCTGCCGCGGCGTCACCACCCTGCCCTGCGAGGCGTTCTACCCCATCCCCTGGCAGAACTGGAAGAAGTACTTTGAAGAGATCACCCCCGAGGAGCTGTCCCGGCTGCTCAATGCCACCTACGCTGTCCACGTGTGGAACAAGAAGAGCCAGGGCACAAGCTTCGAGGCCACGTCCAGGGCGCTGCTGGCCCAGCTCCACTCCCGCTACTGCCCCACGACACATGAGGCCATGAAGATGTACTTGTGA